Proteins co-encoded in one endosymbiont 'TC1' of Trimyema compressum genomic window:
- a CDS encoding PolC-type DNA polymerase III: MNQKWNDFLDKLNMDSELKEQIRNPLNVEIMVKKESQRFMLIIETEFFLTIEKIQIIEGVLEKAFYPYGAYVFPRNNYVLDAIEKMYPYLSYRISKKALFFKDVPMTFNYKEGILNITLPSSFHVSSFKNRKINTSLFKWFKRMFDREDYLKDIILDSNEKFEDTLVSIEEKEKEAVSKVNEIQLERKEYVKTKEKAIKKTRESHVLFGNSILEEGTYPESLMDPLKNVVYYGIVYQLEERILKNGSLLITFALLGKMTGIYCKMFLKKNEDRPNLKNGQFLKIKGNGQIDLYKKDITLTVKDINIYFPEIISDKAPAKRVELHLHTKMSALDATLDIHDLFKRMKEYGHNTVAITDHGVVQIFPEAYTLGKKENIKVLFGIEGYLYDDSDKENLKKSAYHIVLIVKNMIGLKHLYELVTESHLNNFYRRPKIPMSKLKDLREGLILGSACEAGELYRAIVEGKPKERIKEIASFYDYLEIQPISNNLYMVRNGLVENEEVIRNYNREIVALGEELNKPVVATGDVHFLEKEDQLYRAVLMKSKGFRDVSQPALYYRTTEEMLKEFDYLGAEKAYKVVIENTNKVAGWIEEEITPVPKEFFPPEIDGAENQVKEITLDMAHEIYGNPLPEIVEKRLDKELKSIISNGFSVLYLIAHKLVKKSNEDGYIVGSRGSVGSSLVATMMGITEVNPLVPHYLCSYCKTSEFIEDGSYSCGADMPDKNCPHCGEKYIKDGFHIPFETFLGFDGDKVPDIDLNFSGEYQPIIHRYTEEIFGKGNVFKAGTIGTVADKTAYGFVRKYYEEENLILPKEVAINAIASGCVGVKRTTGQHPGGIMVVPKSTDIHYFTPLQRPADDTKSDIITTHFDYHSIGDQLVKLDLLGHDDPTIIKYLEEITGVDVKHIPLDQQDVMSLFLSADALNLEEPFVDVGSLGLPEFGTSFVRQMLKDTKPSMFSDLLRISGFSHGTDVWLNNAKDLIVSGRVKLSEAISTRDDIMVYLMQKGLEASMAFKIMEFVRKGRGLTDEFRAVMIENNVPEWYIASCEKISYMFPKAHATAYVMMAFRLGYFKIFHKEAFYASYFSIRGENFDFNLFKDKKSVKDGLDQLSGIKMMTARDKEIKSLLEIAYEMYLRGISVLNIDLNQSDAARFKVVEGNLLPPFLAIPGLGVKAAETVVTERNKSPFLSIDDVRRRGKLNNKIIEEMKELKILDDLPESEQLLLF; this comes from the coding sequence ATGAATCAAAAATGGAATGATTTTTTAGATAAATTGAATATGGACTCTGAATTAAAAGAGCAAATAAGGAATCCCTTAAATGTGGAGATTATGGTGAAAAAAGAAAGCCAGCGTTTTATGTTGATTATTGAAACTGAATTTTTTTTAACTATTGAAAAAATCCAAATAATTGAAGGTGTATTAGAAAAGGCATTTTATCCTTATGGGGCTTATGTTTTTCCTAGGAATAACTATGTACTTGATGCCATTGAGAAAATGTATCCTTATTTATCTTATCGAATTAGCAAAAAGGCACTTTTTTTTAAGGATGTGCCTATGACTTTTAATTATAAAGAAGGCATTTTAAATATTACTTTGCCTTCTTCTTTTCATGTATCATCTTTTAAAAATAGAAAAATCAATACTTCTTTATTTAAATGGTTTAAAAGAATGTTTGATAGAGAGGACTATTTAAAAGATATTATCCTGGATAGCAATGAAAAATTTGAAGATACATTAGTCAGTATAGAAGAAAAGGAAAAAGAAGCAGTAAGTAAAGTTAATGAGATTCAATTAGAAAGAAAAGAATATGTAAAAACAAAAGAAAAGGCTATTAAGAAAACTAGAGAAAGTCATGTGCTTTTTGGCAACTCTATTCTTGAAGAGGGAACTTATCCTGAAAGTTTAATGGATCCATTAAAAAATGTTGTGTATTATGGTATTGTTTATCAACTTGAGGAACGAATCTTAAAAAATGGAAGCTTACTTATTACATTTGCTCTTTTGGGTAAAATGACGGGTATTTATTGTAAGATGTTTTTAAAGAAAAATGAGGATAGACCTAACCTTAAGAATGGTCAATTTCTTAAAATTAAAGGCAATGGTCAAATTGATTTATACAAAAAAGACATTACATTAACAGTCAAAGATATAAATATTTATTTTCCAGAAATTATATCTGATAAAGCACCTGCGAAAAGGGTGGAACTTCATTTGCATACTAAAATGAGTGCTTTAGATGCTACTCTTGATATTCATGATTTATTCAAAAGAATGAAAGAGTATGGACATAATACAGTAGCTATAACAGACCATGGAGTTGTGCAAATATTTCCAGAAGCTTATACCTTGGGTAAAAAAGAAAATATTAAAGTGCTTTTTGGGATAGAGGGCTATTTATATGATGATTCTGATAAAGAAAATCTGAAAAAGTCTGCTTATCATATTGTTTTAATTGTTAAGAATATGATAGGGTTGAAACATTTGTATGAATTGGTGACAGAATCCCATTTAAATAATTTTTATCGACGACCAAAAATCCCTATGTCAAAACTTAAGGACTTAAGAGAGGGCCTTATTTTAGGGAGTGCCTGTGAAGCAGGTGAATTATATCGAGCTATTGTAGAAGGAAAACCAAAGGAGCGCATTAAGGAAATTGCTTCTTTTTATGACTATTTGGAAATACAACCAATCAGTAACAATTTGTACATGGTTCGCAATGGCTTAGTAGAAAATGAAGAAGTAATTCGAAACTATAATAGAGAGATTGTAGCTCTTGGTGAAGAATTAAACAAACCTGTAGTTGCTACAGGTGATGTCCATTTTTTAGAAAAGGAAGATCAGCTATATAGGGCAGTTCTTATGAAGAGCAAGGGATTTAGAGATGTATCACAACCTGCCTTGTATTATAGGACGACGGAAGAAATGCTAAAAGAATTTGACTATTTAGGAGCAGAAAAAGCCTATAAAGTTGTAATAGAAAATACTAATAAGGTAGCTGGTTGGATTGAAGAGGAAATTACGCCTGTTCCAAAAGAGTTTTTTCCTCCAGAAATTGATGGAGCAGAAAATCAAGTAAAAGAAATTACGTTGGATATGGCTCATGAAATATATGGTAATCCATTGCCTGAAATAGTTGAGAAACGTTTAGATAAGGAATTAAAATCTATTATCTCAAATGGTTTTTCAGTGCTTTATTTAATTGCGCATAAGTTAGTGAAAAAATCTAATGAAGATGGTTATATTGTTGGTTCTAGGGGATCAGTTGGTTCATCTCTTGTGGCTACCATGATGGGTATTACTGAAGTTAATCCTTTAGTTCCTCACTATTTATGTAGTTATTGTAAGACAAGCGAATTCATTGAAGATGGAAGCTACAGTTGCGGTGCAGATATGCCTGATAAAAACTGTCCACACTGTGGCGAAAAATATATTAAGGATGGCTTCCATATTCCTTTTGAAACTTTCTTAGGATTTGATGGTGATAAGGTTCCGGATATTGACTTGAATTTTTCAGGGGAGTATCAACCTATTATTCATCGCTATACTGAGGAGATTTTTGGTAAAGGAAACGTTTTTAAAGCAGGGACTATTGGTACTGTTGCGGATAAAACTGCATATGGTTTTGTGCGTAAATATTATGAAGAAGAAAATTTAATATTGCCAAAAGAAGTGGCTATTAATGCAATTGCTTCTGGCTGTGTGGGCGTTAAAAGAACAACGGGACAACATCCAGGAGGGATTATGGTAGTGCCAAAATCTACAGATATTCACTACTTTACCCCTCTTCAAAGACCAGCTGATGACACAAAGTCTGATATTATTACAACGCACTTTGATTATCACTCTATTGGTGATCAGTTAGTTAAACTGGATTTGTTAGGTCATGATGACCCAACAATTATTAAATATTTAGAGGAAATAACTGGCGTTGATGTCAAACATATTCCTTTAGATCAACAAGATGTAATGTCCTTATTTTTATCAGCAGATGCTCTTAATTTAGAGGAGCCTTTTGTTGATGTAGGAAGTTTGGGGTTGCCAGAGTTTGGTACGAGTTTCGTTAGACAAATGCTTAAGGATACTAAACCATCTATGTTCTCTGATTTGCTTAGAATTAGTGGTTTCTCTCATGGCACTGATGTATGGCTGAATAATGCTAAAGATTTAATTGTAAGCGGTCGCGTAAAACTATCAGAAGCGATTTCAACTCGTGACGACATTATGGTCTATTTAATGCAAAAAGGCTTAGAGGCTTCTATGGCATTTAAAATTATGGAGTTTGTGAGAAAAGGAAGAGGCTTAACAGATGAATTTAGAGCAGTAATGATTGAAAATAATGTGCCAGAATGGTACATAGCATCTTGTGAAAAAATCAGCTACATGTTTCCTAAAGCTCATGCAACTGCCTATGTTATGATGGCTTTTAGACTAGGTTATTTTAAAATTTTCCATAAAGAAGCATTTTATGCTAGCTATTTTAGTATTAGAGGGGAAAATTTTGATTTTAATCTTTTTAAAGATAAAAAAAGTGTTAAGGATGGTTTAGACCAATTAAGTGGTATTAAGATGATGACTGCAAGAGATAAAGAGATAAAGAGCTTGCTTGAAATTGCCTATGAAATGTATTTAAGGGGTATTAGCGTTCTTAATATTGACTTAAATCAATCAGATGCAGCTCGTTTTAAAGTAGTGGAGGGTAATCTGTTACCACCTTTTCTAGCAATTCCTGGACTTGGTGTTAAAGCGGCGGAAACAGTTGTTACTGAAAGAAATAAAAGTCCATTTTTATCTATTGATGATGTTAGAAGAAGAGGAAAACTCAATAATAAAATTATTGAAGAAATGAAAGAGCTGAAAATCTTAGATGATTTACCAGAAAGTGAACAACTTTTGTTATTCTAA
- a CDS encoding CBS domain-containing protein, with product MRNAAFFLTPKSELVFLKRDATVRQGTEKLENHPFLEIIVIDDEGKLTGILSTKDLLIAYRHIEGLSFETAHQFKIKDIFKEGNLRTVYIDTPEDDLVAIGAKQNIIPVVDSVNTFMGIVRRADLLQQYYQEMRQLKDGRD from the coding sequence TTGAGAAATGCAGCGTTTTTTTTAACGCCTAAAAGTGAATTGGTTTTTCTTAAAAGGGATGCAACAGTTCGTCAAGGAACGGAAAAGTTGGAAAATCACCCCTTTTTGGAAATTATAGTAATTGACGATGAAGGAAAATTAACGGGTATACTTAGTACTAAAGACTTATTAATAGCTTATCGTCACATTGAAGGATTGTCATTTGAAACAGCCCACCAATTTAAAATTAAAGATATATTTAAAGAAGGTAATTTGAGAACAGTCTATATTGATACACCTGAAGATGATTTAGTTGCTATTGGTGCAAAGCAAAATATTATACCTGTAGTCGATAGTGTAAATACATTTATGGGCATTGTCAGGAGAGCGGATTTACTCCAACAGTATTACCAAGAAATGAGGCAACTTAAAGATGGAAGAGATTAA
- a CDS encoding NAD(P)-dependent malic enzyme — protein sequence MEEIKKDYGRLALKLHEKCQGKMEIKSKVPLDSKEDLSIAYTPGVAEPCLHIADNKEDVYRYTNKGNLIGIVTDGTAVLGLGDIGPEAALPVMEGKAILFKHFGNVDAFPICLDTSDPEEIVSIVKAMAPGFGGINLEDIKAPNCFYIEEQLKKQCNIPIFHDDQHGTAVVTLAGILNSVKLVDKTMSQLKVVVNGAGAAGIAITKLLLDIGVSDVFLCDTTGIIYEGRLEGMNTFKEEMSLITNREKRTGNLGDALKGSDVFIGVSVAGAVTTDMVKTMNTDSFVFAMANPLPEILPVEAKAGDAKVIATGRSDFPNQINNVLAFPGILRGALDAKASDINEAMKIAAAEAIASLVSDEELSEDYIIPSPLDERVGPLVAKKVFEAAVISGVARK from the coding sequence ATGGAAGAGATTAAAAAAGATTATGGTAGATTAGCACTGAAATTACATGAAAAATGCCAAGGGAAAATGGAAATAAAAAGCAAAGTGCCTTTGGACTCAAAAGAGGATTTGAGTATTGCCTATACACCAGGAGTAGCAGAACCATGTTTGCATATTGCTGATAACAAAGAGGATGTTTATCGATATACAAATAAAGGGAATTTAATTGGTATTGTAACAGATGGTACAGCTGTTTTAGGGTTAGGGGATATTGGACCTGAGGCTGCTTTACCAGTTATGGAAGGAAAGGCTATTTTATTCAAGCATTTTGGAAATGTTGACGCTTTTCCTATTTGCTTAGATACTTCAGATCCAGAGGAAATTGTTTCTATTGTAAAAGCCATGGCACCGGGATTTGGTGGTATCAATTTAGAAGATATAAAAGCGCCAAACTGCTTTTATATTGAAGAACAATTAAAAAAACAATGCAATATTCCTATTTTTCATGATGATCAGCATGGAACTGCTGTTGTTACATTAGCAGGTATACTCAATAGTGTTAAGCTAGTAGACAAAACCATGTCCCAATTAAAAGTAGTTGTAAATGGTGCAGGAGCAGCTGGTATTGCTATTACTAAATTACTTTTGGATATTGGTGTATCAGATGTATTTTTATGTGATACAACAGGCATTATTTATGAAGGCAGATTAGAAGGCATGAATACTTTTAAAGAAGAGATGAGTTTAATAACCAATAGAGAAAAGAGAACAGGTAATTTAGGAGATGCTTTAAAAGGCAGTGATGTTTTTATTGGGGTTTCAGTAGCAGGAGCAGTAACTACAGATATGGTTAAGACTATGAATACTGATAGTTTTGTATTTGCAATGGCTAATCCTTTACCGGAAATATTACCTGTGGAAGCAAAGGCTGGTGATGCTAAGGTTATTGCTACAGGACGTTCGGATTTTCCCAATCAAATAAATAATGTGTTAGCTTTCCCGGGTATTTTACGGGGAGCCTTAGATGCCAAAGCTTCAGATATTAATGAAGCTATGAAAATTGCAGCTGCTGAAGCAATAGCTTCTTTAGTTTCAGATGAAGAATTAAGTGAAGACTATATTATTCCAAGTCCCTTGGATGAAAGAGTTGGACCTTTAGTAGCTAAAAAAGTATTTGAAGCTGCTGTAATCTCAGGCGTGGCTAGAAAATAG